In a genomic window of Rubripirellula tenax:
- a CDS encoding proton-conducting transporter transmembrane domain-containing protein: MNATELVFQALGTAVVVSPLILVAILGLSALVGRALSETTISRLTQASVLFSLMPAIGILAMMLILGTRYVPIEWGDWVSIPEQDFHFHVKFVFDRLSVPFVILSCVLCGVVGAFTRRYLHREDGYSRFFLYYAMFFTGMVMSSLAGTIETLFVGWEMVGLSSALLVAYFDQRENPVRSGQRVWSIYRLSDAAFLIAAISIHHMTGEGDFGGLMSSGIWPEGTAAVTPQQALFVGALLLVAAAGKSALFPFSGWLPRAMEGPTPSSAIFYGALSVHLGVYLLLRVSPLLDVSTTLRVMVVTLGVVSAGCGALMSRVQHDVKVSLAYASLTQVGIIVVEIGLGLHYLALVHIIGHACMRTMQLLRAPTLLRDYQNMENAMGSRLPAGKSRLAKWMPNSIEQWCYRFGFDRGFMDTALDQWIVHPFVFLFQKFDSWERATTDWMSHEPSRESDATKLHPESTRKTA; encoded by the coding sequence ATGAACGCGACGGAACTGGTTTTTCAGGCGTTGGGCACTGCCGTCGTCGTCAGCCCGCTGATTTTGGTCGCTATCCTTGGCTTGTCGGCGCTAGTGGGTCGGGCTCTAAGTGAGACCACGATCTCGCGATTGACCCAGGCTTCGGTGCTGTTTTCGCTGATGCCGGCGATCGGCATTTTGGCGATGATGTTGATTTTGGGAACTCGATATGTTCCCATCGAATGGGGTGACTGGGTGTCGATCCCCGAACAGGACTTTCACTTTCACGTGAAGTTTGTTTTCGATCGATTGAGCGTTCCGTTTGTGATTCTGTCGTGCGTGCTGTGCGGTGTCGTGGGCGCGTTCACGCGGCGGTACCTGCACCGTGAAGACGGCTACTCACGCTTCTTTTTGTACTACGCCATGTTCTTCACTGGCATGGTGATGTCGTCGCTTGCCGGAACAATCGAAACGCTGTTCGTCGGCTGGGAAATGGTCGGTTTGTCGTCGGCACTTTTGGTCGCCTATTTCGATCAACGTGAAAACCCGGTTCGTAGTGGACAACGCGTGTGGTCGATCTATCGCCTGTCCGATGCTGCGTTTTTGATTGCGGCAATTTCGATCCACCACATGACCGGCGAAGGTGATTTCGGCGGCTTGATGAGCAGCGGTATATGGCCCGAAGGCACCGCGGCAGTCACGCCACAGCAGGCGTTGTTCGTTGGCGCGTTGTTGTTAGTCGCGGCAGCCGGCAAGTCCGCGTTGTTCCCGTTTTCGGGTTGGTTGCCGCGAGCAATGGAAGGACCGACACCGTCAAGTGCCATTTTCTACGGCGCCCTTTCGGTTCACTTGGGTGTGTACTTGTTGTTGCGAGTCAGCCCATTGCTTGACGTTTCGACGACGCTGCGAGTCATGGTGGTCACGTTGGGGGTCGTGTCGGCGGGATGCGGCGCGTTGATGTCGCGAGTCCAACACGACGTCAAGGTATCACTGGCCTACGCGTCGCTGACGCAAGTCGGAATCATCGTCGTTGAGATCGGACTGGGGCTGCACTATTTAGCGCTGGTCCACATCATCGGCCACGCTTGCATGCGAACGATGCAACTGCTTCGTGCACCGACGTTGCTGCGAGACTACCAGAACATGGAAAACGCCATGGGCAGTCGCTTGCCGGCGGGTAAGTCTCGTCTTGCAAAGTGGATGCCCAACTCGATCGAGCAATGGTGTTATCGATTCGGCTTCGATCGAGGCTTTATGGATACGGCATTGGATCAGTGGATCGTACATCCGTTCGTGTTTCTATTCCAAAAGTTTGATTCATGGGAACGAGCGACGACGGATTGGATGTCGCACGAACCGTCACGCGAATCCGACGCGACCAAACTGCATCCCGAATCAACGCGAAAGACTGCTTAG
- a CDS encoding proton-conducting transporter transmembrane domain-containing protein, giving the protein MGELHFPWMETSILVPLVGAVWIRFFANPDNSFRQAIAISALTLALTVGELIDFVTLGTFAAHDHWALIDWLFHQEVFVVDELSAFLLPLGALIHLVTVLSTLRTKAPRFSLTSCLVSESILLATFSCRASWTLVALLTAATVPVYLELRRRRRCTRIFVFHMSAFVGLLVVGWAMLQYTGSSSEYVLIPGALLTAAALIRSGIAPVHLWMTDLFEKSTFGTAILFVTPLTGAYAVMRFVLPIAPAWALQSIAVLSLTTAVYAGGMSLIQKEARRMFCFLFLSQASLVLVGLEIVTPIGLTGALCVWLSVGMSLTGFGITLRCIEARISRISLADFHGLNRQMPTLAGFFLLTGLASIGFPFTVGFVGMELLIDGAVEVYPIVGTMVVIAAALCGISVMLAYFRIFTGQAKTTLIPMHARMSERIAVVMLSVLIIGGGLVPQPGVASRYHAANELSQQRQLNPMTTVNGVVHEHVTAADDAGAPDPTFSNESVILNPPDQSHPTNHTRPITLDRLKTTQP; this is encoded by the coding sequence ATGGGTGAACTTCATTTTCCCTGGATGGAAACGTCGATCCTTGTGCCGCTTGTTGGCGCGGTTTGGATCCGATTTTTTGCCAATCCCGACAATTCGTTCCGTCAAGCGATCGCGATCAGTGCCTTGACGCTTGCGTTAACAGTCGGCGAGTTGATTGACTTTGTCACGCTGGGCACGTTCGCGGCTCACGATCACTGGGCATTGATCGATTGGTTGTTTCATCAAGAAGTCTTTGTTGTTGACGAACTGAGTGCGTTTCTGTTGCCGTTGGGGGCGTTGATCCACTTGGTAACGGTGCTGTCGACATTAAGAACCAAGGCTCCCCGGTTTTCATTGACGTCGTGTTTGGTTTCCGAATCCATCTTGTTGGCGACGTTCAGTTGTCGTGCATCGTGGACACTGGTCGCGTTGTTAACCGCCGCCACAGTGCCGGTCTATCTGGAATTGAGACGACGCCGACGCTGCACACGCATCTTCGTGTTCCATATGTCGGCATTCGTTGGATTGCTTGTCGTCGGCTGGGCGATGTTGCAGTACACGGGTTCGTCGTCTGAGTACGTGTTGATCCCAGGCGCCCTGCTGACGGCCGCCGCACTGATCCGAAGCGGAATTGCACCCGTTCACCTTTGGATGACTGACCTTTTCGAGAAGTCAACTTTTGGCACCGCAATCTTGTTCGTCACACCACTGACCGGCGCCTATGCGGTGATGCGATTCGTGCTACCGATCGCCCCGGCATGGGCGTTGCAAAGCATCGCGGTGCTGTCATTGACCACCGCAGTTTACGCGGGCGGCATGTCGCTGATTCAAAAAGAAGCGCGGCGGATGTTCTGTTTCCTGTTTCTAAGCCAAGCGTCGTTGGTTTTGGTAGGCTTAGAAATTGTCACGCCAATCGGCTTGACGGGAGCCCTTTGCGTTTGGTTATCCGTCGGGATGTCGCTGACCGGATTCGGAATCACCCTTCGATGCATCGAAGCGAGAATTTCACGGATTTCGTTGGCCGATTTCCATGGACTCAATCGTCAGATGCCGACTCTTGCTGGCTTCTTCTTGCTGACCGGACTAGCATCGATCGGGTTTCCATTCACCGTCGGCTTCGTCGGAATGGAGCTGTTGATTGACGGTGCGGTCGAGGTGTACCCGATTGTCGGAACTATGGTTGTGATTGCAGCGGCATTGTGCGGAATTTCCGTCATGCTTGCCTACTTCCGCATCTTTACCGGACAAGCGAAAACGACGTTGATTCCGATGCATGCTCGGATGTCCGAACGAATTGCTGTTGTGATGCTTAGTGTGTTGATTATCGGTGGCGGCCTGGTTCCTCAACCCGGCGTAGCATCACGCTATCACGCGGCCAATGAACTATCGCAACAACGTCAATTGAACCCCATGACCACCGTCAACGGCGTGGTACACGAACACGTGACGGCCGCCGACGACGCAGGAGCCCCGGATCCAACTTTCTCCAACGAATCCGTCATTTTGAATCCCCCCGACCAATCACACCCGACCAATCACACCCGACCAATCACACTCGACCGATTGAAGACAACTCAACCGTGA
- a CDS encoding SulP family inorganic anion transporter: protein MTHDREIPKGNAEGFIKYFKHDFVSGLSVFLIALPLCLGISIASGYPPIAGIFTAIVGSIVATLISNSELTIKGPAAGLIVIAVGCIEAFGGDGMAGGWTEIDVTAYRSALAVGVAAAALQVCFGFFRAGILGEFFPNSAVHGMLAAIGVIIIAKQIPVALGVVGSGGPLEMLRQIPAYVAEANPAIASIGVASILIMFLWPNVGKRFPIAKVLPSPLIVLLVAVPMGMLFDLMHSHSYTLQNHQYQLGEQYLVAMPDRVFGMFDQITTPDFSALRQPKAWTWVFMFFVIGSLESLLSAKAVDLIDPWRRKTNMDRDVIAVGVGNLCASMVGGLPMISEIVRSKANIDNGARTRFADLWHGIFLLVCVAMIPMVLHRIPMAALAAMLIYTGSRLAHPNEFMNVWRTGREQLLVFVVTLVAVLATDLLIGIGIGIATKAVIHLSNGVPLRSMFKPDIEIADDDGETVRIVAYKSAVFSNWIPIRRRIESVGLLERRNVEFDLSETEFVDHSVMDKLHEVEEDFTQAGLSFRVVGLDEHQPLASHQHAARRKGLCSIKRITMMTAPENEAMLTAECIRLGATGYTSVDCRGVGKQGIDNESIVAISQVRIEVMATQDVCTSILDFIRREVQPNHRLTFMVESVQVSRLHAFVTPPKDSPSHNQPVEA from the coding sequence ATGACACATGATCGCGAGATTCCGAAGGGCAACGCGGAAGGTTTCATCAAATACTTTAAGCACGACTTCGTGTCGGGCCTTTCGGTATTTTTGATCGCTTTGCCTCTTTGTTTGGGAATCTCGATTGCAAGCGGTTATCCGCCGATCGCTGGGATCTTTACCGCGATCGTCGGTTCGATTGTTGCCACGCTGATCAGCAATTCGGAACTGACGATCAAGGGTCCTGCCGCCGGCTTGATCGTGATTGCGGTCGGTTGCATCGAAGCGTTTGGCGGCGACGGAATGGCCGGCGGCTGGACAGAGATCGACGTCACAGCCTATCGATCTGCCTTGGCGGTGGGTGTTGCCGCGGCGGCCCTGCAGGTCTGCTTCGGTTTTTTCCGCGCAGGCATTTTGGGAGAATTCTTTCCGAACTCGGCAGTCCATGGCATGTTGGCGGCGATCGGCGTGATCATCATCGCAAAACAGATACCGGTCGCGTTGGGTGTCGTCGGATCGGGTGGCCCGCTTGAAATGCTTCGACAGATTCCGGCGTACGTTGCCGAGGCGAATCCTGCGATCGCATCGATCGGTGTTGCCAGCATCTTGATCATGTTTCTTTGGCCGAACGTGGGGAAACGCTTTCCCATTGCAAAGGTATTGCCGTCGCCGCTGATCGTCCTTCTGGTCGCCGTTCCGATGGGCATGCTCTTTGACCTGATGCACTCGCACTCGTACACGCTTCAAAACCACCAATACCAGTTGGGTGAGCAGTATCTGGTTGCGATGCCCGATCGAGTCTTCGGGATGTTCGACCAAATCACTACTCCTGATTTTTCGGCGCTTCGACAACCCAAAGCCTGGACATGGGTGTTCATGTTCTTTGTGATCGGCAGCCTCGAATCGCTGCTGTCAGCGAAAGCAGTCGACTTGATCGACCCATGGCGTCGCAAAACCAACATGGACCGCGATGTGATCGCCGTCGGTGTCGGCAACCTGTGCGCATCGATGGTCGGCGGATTGCCGATGATTTCAGAAATCGTTCGCAGCAAGGCTAACATCGACAACGGGGCCAGAACACGGTTTGCCGATTTATGGCACGGAATATTTTTGTTGGTTTGCGTCGCGATGATCCCGATGGTATTGCACCGGATTCCGATGGCGGCGTTGGCAGCGATGCTGATCTACACGGGTTCTCGCTTGGCACACCCAAACGAATTCATGAATGTGTGGCGAACCGGGCGCGAACAGTTGCTCGTGTTCGTCGTCACATTGGTCGCCGTTTTGGCCACGGACTTGTTGATCGGAATTGGGATCGGAATCGCGACCAAGGCGGTCATCCACTTGTCCAATGGAGTTCCTTTGCGATCGATGTTTAAACCCGACATTGAGATCGCCGACGACGACGGCGAAACGGTTCGGATTGTGGCGTACAAGTCAGCCGTTTTCAGCAATTGGATTCCGATTCGACGACGCATCGAGAGCGTGGGTTTGCTGGAGCGACGAAACGTAGAATTTGATTTATCGGAAACCGAGTTTGTCGACCACAGCGTTATGGACAAACTCCACGAAGTCGAAGAAGACTTCACCCAAGCCGGATTGTCGTTTCGTGTCGTCGGACTAGACGAGCACCAACCCCTGGCAAGCCACCAACACGCCGCGCGGCGAAAGGGTCTGTGTTCGATCAAACGCATCACGATGATGACCGCACCGGAAAACGAAGCGATGCTGACGGCCGAATGCATTCGACTGGGTGCGACGGGTTACACATCGGTGGATTGTCGCGGAGTCGGCAAGCAGGGAATTGACAACGAATCGATCGTCGCGATTTCCCAGGTACGCATCGAGGTGATGGCGACACAGGACGTTTGCACTTCAATCCTAGACTTCATTCGTCGCGAAGTTCAGCCGAACCACCGATTGACGTTCATGGTTGAATCGGTCCAGGTTTCGCGTTTGCACGCTTTCGTCACCCCCCCAAAAGATTCGCCCTCCCACAACCAACCGGTCGAAGCTTAA